One genomic segment of Paraburkholderia phymatum STM815 includes these proteins:
- the purU gene encoding formyltetrahydrofolate deformylase translates to MPATDRHPQFALTLSCPSAAGQVAAIVGFLDRHHCYIDELTVFDDDISERFFVRCVFHGVGSAPDAALHIDTLRHEFRPIAADFDMTWAMHDLEMRPKVLIMVSKLEHCLADLLFRWRMGELKMDIAGIASNHPDFQPLAAQHGLPFHHFPLTPDTKAQQEAQILDLFDKSGAELMILARYMQILSDETSRKLSGRAINIHHSFLPGFKGARPYHQAHARGVKLIGATAHFVTDDLDEGPIIEQEVQRVDHSYGPERMLAVGRDVECITLARAVKAFVERRVFINGDRTVVL, encoded by the coding sequence ATGCCCGCCACCGATCGTCACCCACAGTTCGCGCTGACCCTTTCCTGCCCGAGCGCCGCCGGACAGGTTGCCGCCATCGTCGGCTTTCTTGATCGGCATCACTGCTACATCGACGAACTGACCGTGTTCGACGACGACATCAGCGAGCGCTTTTTCGTGCGCTGCGTCTTTCATGGCGTGGGTAGCGCGCCCGACGCGGCGCTGCATATCGACACGCTGCGCCACGAGTTTCGCCCCATTGCCGCAGACTTCGACATGACGTGGGCGATGCACGACCTCGAGATGCGCCCGAAAGTGTTGATCATGGTGTCGAAGCTCGAACACTGCCTCGCGGACCTGCTGTTCCGCTGGCGCATGGGGGAGCTGAAGATGGACATCGCCGGCATCGCGTCGAATCACCCCGATTTCCAGCCGCTTGCCGCGCAGCATGGTCTGCCGTTCCATCACTTTCCGCTGACGCCCGACACGAAGGCGCAGCAGGAAGCGCAAATTCTCGACCTGTTCGATAAGAGCGGGGCGGAACTGATGATCCTCGCACGCTACATGCAGATTTTGTCGGATGAAACGAGCCGCAAGCTCTCGGGCCGAGCGATCAATATCCATCATTCGTTCCTGCCCGGCTTCAAGGGCGCGCGCCCATATCACCAGGCGCATGCGCGAGGCGTCAAGCTGATCGGCGCGACGGCGCACTTCGTTACCGACGATCTCGACGAAGGCCCGATCATCGAACAGGAAGTGCAGCGCGTCGATCATTCATATGGTCCGGAGCGGATGCTTGCCGTGGGCCGCGACGTCGAGTGCATCACGCTGGCGCGCGCAGTGAAGGCGTTCGTCGAGCGCCGCGTGTTCATCAACGGCGATCGAACTGTCGTGCTGTAA
- a CDS encoding glycine betaine ABC transporter substrate-binding protein: MKHLKKLMLCGALIATMTAIGTAAADTKPTIKIGYVEGWDDSVATSNVAAQIIEKRLGYPVQLVPVAAGIMWQGVARGDLDATLSAWLPVTHGAYWDQFKGKVQDLGANYTDAKIGLIVPADVPEKSISDLQAHKADFSGRIVGIDAGAGVMKKTSEAIKAYNLDYQLMPSSGSAMTAELARSMNANKPVIVTGWVPHWMFAKWKLKFLEDPKKVYGESEHVDSVVNPGLDAKAPQVVAFLKKFQWKPGEIDSVMLATENGAKPADAAGSWIAAHGDRVNSWVGGAQ; this comes from the coding sequence ATGAAGCACCTGAAAAAACTGATGTTGTGCGGGGCACTGATCGCAACGATGACCGCGATCGGAACCGCGGCCGCAGATACCAAACCTACCATCAAGATCGGTTACGTCGAAGGCTGGGACGACAGCGTCGCAACCTCGAACGTCGCTGCACAGATCATTGAAAAGCGACTCGGCTATCCGGTGCAGCTCGTGCCCGTCGCGGCGGGCATCATGTGGCAGGGCGTCGCGCGCGGTGATCTCGATGCAACGCTGTCAGCGTGGCTGCCCGTCACGCACGGTGCGTACTGGGATCAGTTCAAGGGCAAGGTGCAAGACCTGGGAGCCAACTACACCGACGCAAAGATCGGTCTGATCGTGCCCGCCGACGTGCCGGAGAAAAGCATCAGCGATCTGCAGGCGCATAAAGCTGACTTCTCGGGCCGCATCGTCGGCATCGACGCCGGCGCAGGCGTCATGAAGAAAACCAGCGAGGCGATCAAGGCCTATAACCTCGACTATCAGCTGATGCCGAGTTCGGGCAGCGCCATGACCGCGGAACTTGCTCGCTCGATGAATGCCAATAAACCTGTGATCGTCACGGGATGGGTCCCACACTGGATGTTCGCGAAGTGGAAGCTGAAGTTCCTCGAAGATCCCAAGAAGGTGTACGGCGAGTCCGAGCACGTGGATAGCGTCGTTAATCCGGGCCTCGATGCGAAGGCTCCGCAAGTGGTCGCGTTTCTGAAGAAATTTCAATGGAAGCCGGGCGAAATCGACAGCGTCATGCTGGCGACAGAGAACGGCGCCAAGCCTGCCGACGCAGCCGGATCGTGGATCGCCGCACACGGCGACCGCGTGAACAGCTGGGTAGGCGGAGCACAATAA
- a CDS encoding (Fe-S)-binding protein: MSPAFLITALLWVSVAGLAFAVAKRAAYWRLGRATAAGAFGWTNLLTIPKRYFVDLHHVVARDPYIAKTHVATAGGAIAAFALVFINYGLAIYSPWLDRLIFLAALIMLVGAVFVWRRRHAKDVPARLSRGPWNTLPWLLGSFALGLLLYTLLPASAMSGGLAILFAVLIGVGAFTMTFGAARGGPMKHALAGLLHLAFHPRQERFAAQGDVRKEQAIPPTALKAPVLEQNEYGVGKPVEFRWNQLLSFDACVQCGKCEAACPAFAAGQPLNPKKLIQDLVTGMVGGNDAAYAGSPTPGIKVGQHGGEPQRPIISSLIEADTVWSCTTCRACVHECPMLIEHVDAIVDMRRNQTLVHGTVPGKGPEVLANLRETGTMGGYDKAARYDWSVDLSSPVAQPGQAVDVLLVAGEGAFDMRYQRTLRSLVKVLNKAGVKYAVLGSQETDTGDVARRLGDEATFQRMAKQMMGTLSALNFKRIVTADPHVMHSLRNEYRALGGRYEVLHHTTFLAELVASGKLSPKAVAAFNDKKITYHDPCYLGRYNGETEAPRQLLKTIGIKVVEMERHGKRGRCCGGGGGAPLTDIPGKQRIPDIRINDARSIGADVVAVGCPNCTAMLEGVVGPRPEVLDVAELVAAALE, from the coding sequence ATGAGCCCGGCGTTTCTCATCACCGCGTTGTTGTGGGTATCCGTCGCCGGCCTTGCGTTCGCGGTCGCAAAACGGGCGGCTTACTGGCGTCTCGGACGGGCAACGGCAGCCGGCGCATTCGGCTGGACCAATCTGCTGACCATCCCGAAGCGCTATTTCGTCGATCTGCATCATGTCGTGGCGCGCGATCCGTACATCGCGAAGACGCACGTTGCCACCGCAGGCGGCGCGATTGCCGCCTTCGCGCTGGTCTTCATCAACTACGGTCTGGCGATCTATTCGCCATGGCTCGACCGGCTGATCTTTCTGGCCGCGTTGATCATGCTGGTGGGCGCCGTGTTCGTGTGGCGCCGCCGTCATGCGAAGGATGTGCCCGCACGTCTGTCGCGCGGTCCGTGGAATACGCTGCCCTGGCTGCTCGGCTCGTTCGCGCTCGGTCTGCTGCTGTACACGCTGTTGCCCGCATCGGCGATGTCGGGTGGCCTCGCGATCCTCTTCGCGGTGCTGATCGGCGTCGGCGCTTTCACGATGACGTTCGGCGCGGCGCGCGGCGGTCCGATGAAGCACGCGCTGGCCGGTCTGCTGCATCTGGCGTTCCATCCGCGTCAGGAGCGTTTCGCGGCACAAGGCGACGTGCGCAAGGAGCAGGCCATTCCGCCGACGGCGCTCAAGGCGCCCGTGCTCGAGCAGAATGAATATGGCGTCGGCAAGCCCGTCGAGTTTCGCTGGAATCAACTACTGAGCTTCGATGCATGCGTGCAATGCGGCAAGTGCGAGGCAGCGTGCCCCGCGTTTGCGGCAGGCCAGCCGCTGAATCCGAAGAAGCTGATTCAGGACCTCGTGACGGGCATGGTCGGCGGCAACGACGCAGCGTATGCGGGCAGTCCGACGCCCGGCATCAAGGTCGGCCAGCATGGCGGCGAGCCGCAGCGACCGATCATCTCCAGCCTGATCGAAGCCGATACCGTGTGGTCGTGCACGACGTGCCGCGCCTGCGTGCATGAATGCCCGATGCTGATCGAACATGTGGACGCCATCGTCGACATGCGCCGCAACCAGACGCTCGTGCACGGCACGGTGCCGGGCAAGGGTCCTGAAGTGCTCGCGAATCTGCGCGAGACAGGCACTATGGGCGGCTACGATAAGGCCGCGCGTTACGACTGGTCGGTCGATCTCAGCTCGCCTGTCGCGCAACCGGGTCAGGCTGTCGACGTATTGCTCGTCGCTGGTGAAGGTGCGTTCGATATGCGCTATCAACGCACGCTGCGCTCGCTCGTCAAGGTGTTGAACAAGGCAGGCGTCAAATACGCGGTGCTCGGCTCGCAGGAAACGGATACGGGCGATGTCGCGCGCCGTCTCGGTGACGAAGCCACTTTCCAGCGTATGGCGAAGCAGATGATGGGCACGTTGTCCGCGCTGAATTTCAAGCGCATCGTCACCGCCGATCCGCACGTGATGCACAGCCTGCGCAACGAATACCGCGCGCTCGGCGGCCGCTACGAAGTGCTGCATCACACGACGTTCCTCGCGGAACTGGTCGCGAGCGGCAAGCTGTCGCCGAAAGCGGTGGCCGCGTTCAACGACAAGAAGATCACGTATCACGATCCTTGCTACCTCGGCCGCTACAACGGCGAAACGGAAGCGCCGCGCCAGTTGCTGAAGACGATCGGCATCAAGGTCGTCGAGATGGAGCGGCACGGCAAGCGCGGACGGTGCTGTGGCGGTGGCGGCGGTGCGCCGCTAACGGATATCCCTGGCAAGCAGCGCATTCCCGATATCCGCATCAACGACGCACGCTCGATCGGCGCGGACGTGGTCGCGGTGGGTTGCCCGAACTGCACGGCGATGCTCGAAGGCGTGGTCGGTCCACGGCCCGAGGTGCTCGATGTGGCCGAACTCGTTGCCGCAGCGCTGGAGTGA
- a CDS encoding APC family permease produces MDQSGLRTRSIEGASKGTNEGAAHEGHALQRGLTWKDAFWVTSGVPGGVLFTIGGVSATIGQPAWSIWVAAILMGLIQSATYAEISGLFPHKSGGASVYGAMAWVRYSKTIAPVSVWCNWLAWSPMLALGTGLAANYALSSLYAPDAAINTWRLTLLDLGFIKQGLSLRINATFIIAAIFLLITFKLQHSGASKAARTQRILGIASLAPLLIVGIVPFVTGDVPAAHLWPLLPLGHDAQGNVTAATFGSWNGAGITMAFGAMFMAGWAAYGFETAVCYTREFRNPRTDTAKAIFWSGMACLLVMTLVPLAFQGVLGTKGMLDPKIADGTGVAAAMAHMVGGGAIVFDVVVVMLILTILLIVMTSMMGSSRTLYQASVDGWLPKYLSHVNEHGAPTRAMWTDLGFNLVLLLMSDYMTVLSISNVCYMIFVFLNLQSGWIHRLDRADADRPFRCPTWLLAAGALCGYLDLAFIGAGADMQGVGTMRNGLIAMLLIVPVFMFRHYWQDRGRFPARMQQDMEWKGGARPAGLRGVLPYGALLFAVFVVWFSHHLAKPFL; encoded by the coding sequence ATGGATCAGTCAGGACTGCGCACGCGCAGTATCGAAGGCGCAAGCAAAGGTACGAACGAGGGCGCCGCACACGAAGGCCATGCGCTTCAACGCGGCCTCACATGGAAAGATGCCTTCTGGGTGACGAGCGGCGTGCCTGGCGGCGTGCTGTTCACGATCGGCGGCGTCTCGGCGACGATCGGTCAACCCGCATGGTCCATCTGGGTCGCCGCGATCCTGATGGGGTTGATCCAAAGCGCCACTTACGCTGAAATTTCCGGCCTTTTCCCACACAAGTCGGGCGGCGCGTCCGTATACGGCGCGATGGCCTGGGTTCGCTATAGCAAGACGATTGCGCCCGTTTCCGTGTGGTGCAACTGGCTCGCGTGGTCGCCGATGCTTGCATTGGGCACAGGCCTTGCCGCCAATTACGCGCTCTCCAGTCTGTATGCCCCCGACGCCGCGATCAACACATGGCGTCTGACGCTGCTCGATCTCGGCTTCATCAAGCAAGGACTGTCGCTGCGCATCAATGCCACCTTCATCATCGCGGCGATTTTCCTGCTGATCACCTTCAAGTTGCAGCATAGCGGCGCTTCGAAAGCCGCTAGAACGCAGCGCATTCTCGGCATCGCATCGCTTGCGCCGCTGCTAATTGTCGGCATCGTGCCGTTTGTCACGGGCGATGTGCCCGCCGCGCATCTATGGCCGCTGCTGCCTCTCGGACACGACGCGCAAGGCAACGTGACGGCAGCGACATTCGGCTCGTGGAACGGCGCGGGCATCACGATGGCGTTCGGCGCGATGTTCATGGCAGGCTGGGCCGCGTATGGCTTCGAGACGGCCGTGTGCTACACGCGTGAATTCCGTAATCCGCGCACCGACACGGCCAAGGCAATTTTCTGGTCCGGCATGGCGTGTCTGCTCGTGATGACGCTCGTGCCGCTGGCGTTCCAAGGGGTATTGGGGACAAAGGGCATGCTTGACCCGAAGATTGCCGATGGTACGGGAGTCGCCGCCGCGATGGCGCACATGGTCGGCGGTGGCGCAATCGTGTTCGACGTGGTCGTCGTCATGCTGATTCTCACCATTCTGCTGATCGTGATGACGTCGATGATGGGCTCGTCGCGCACGCTGTATCAGGCATCCGTCGACGGCTGGCTGCCGAAGTATCTGTCGCACGTGAACGAGCATGGTGCGCCGACGCGCGCGATGTGGACCGATCTCGGCTTCAATCTGGTTCTGCTGCTGATGTCCGACTACATGACGGTGCTATCGATCTCGAACGTCTGCTACATGATCTTCGTCTTCCTGAACCTGCAATCGGGCTGGATTCACCGGCTGGATCGCGCCGATGCCGACCGTCCGTTCCGCTGCCCCACATGGCTGCTCGCGGCGGGCGCACTGTGCGGCTATCTGGATCTCGCGTTCATCGGCGCGGGTGCCGACATGCAAGGGGTGGGTACGATGCGCAACGGTCTGATCGCGATGCTGCTGATCGTGCCCGTGTTCATGTTCCGCCATTACTGGCAGGACCGCGGGCGCTTTCCGGCACGCATGCAGCAGGACATGGAATGGAAGGGCGGCGCGCGGCCTGCCGGCCTGCGTGGTGTGCTGCCGTACGGCGCGTTGCTGTTTGCCGTTTTTGTGGTGTGGTTCTCGCATCATCTGGCGAAGCCGTTTCTGTGA
- a CDS encoding electron transfer flavoprotein subunit alpha/FixB family protein: MNTTIKRIDPRRPFVITAAGLKRITLGAEHVAGASYDHALQAGAHGHAAAKTLRTTQAPQRTLLVVAHSDRGALDDHTRQALAAAALIADATTQVALLVLGELKDDAAALGADKVIELPSFDRRTFAPEREVQAVAACVAQLAPAHIFMPDNATGDGDLGRRYAALAGASIATHVVQIDGKGVSTYAQAKKAYATRALPDVILLAAGAVDTRLPFVGAGERLDVPALAQTADASTGGYRDLGIEEIDAAQVALEEADFIVSAGNGVTDVAAFEKLASTFGAAIGASRVAVDNGMFTRDKQIGATGKTVEASVYIAFGISGAVQHLQGIKDCRHVIAVNLDGSAPIVKRANLTIIGDTQATIASLIDEIDRARSGRGGAAAPVANRIVEGVAA; encoded by the coding sequence ATGAATACGACCATCAAACGTATCGATCCGCGCCGCCCGTTCGTCATTACGGCGGCAGGACTGAAGCGCATCACGCTGGGCGCGGAACACGTGGCGGGCGCGTCGTACGACCACGCGTTGCAGGCGGGCGCGCACGGCCATGCTGCCGCTAAAACGCTGCGCACGACGCAGGCGCCGCAGCGCACACTGCTCGTGGTCGCGCACAGCGACCGTGGCGCGCTCGACGATCACACGCGTCAGGCGCTGGCCGCCGCCGCGCTGATCGCGGACGCGACGACGCAAGTTGCGCTGCTGGTGCTCGGCGAACTGAAGGATGACGCCGCCGCGCTCGGCGCCGACAAGGTGATCGAACTGCCATCGTTCGACCGGCGCACGTTCGCACCGGAACGCGAAGTGCAGGCCGTCGCGGCCTGTGTCGCGCAACTCGCGCCCGCGCACATTTTCATGCCGGACAACGCGACGGGCGACGGCGATCTCGGCCGCCGTTACGCCGCGCTCGCGGGCGCCAGCATCGCCACACACGTCGTGCAGATCGACGGGAAGGGGGTATCGACGTATGCGCAGGCGAAGAAGGCCTACGCAACGCGCGCGCTGCCCGACGTGATTCTGCTGGCGGCGGGTGCAGTCGACACACGGTTGCCGTTCGTCGGCGCAGGCGAGCGGCTCGATGTCCCCGCCCTCGCGCAGACGGCCGATGCATCGACGGGCGGATACCGCGATCTCGGCATCGAGGAAATCGACGCGGCCCAGGTTGCGCTGGAAGAAGCCGATTTCATCGTATCGGCCGGCAACGGCGTGACGGATGTCGCAGCGTTCGAAAAACTCGCGAGCACGTTCGGTGCGGCGATTGGCGCGAGCCGGGTGGCCGTCGACAACGGCATGTTCACGCGCGACAAGCAGATCGGCGCAACGGGTAAGACCGTCGAAGCGAGCGTCTATATCGCGTTCGGCATTTCGGGCGCCGTTCAGCATTTGCAGGGCATCAAGGATTGCCGTCATGTGATCGCGGTCAACCTGGACGGCAGTGCGCCCATCGTCAAGCGTGCCAATCTGACGATCATCGGCGACACGCAGGCGACCATCGCTTCGCTGATCGACGAGATCGATCGCGCGCGTTCCGGACGCGGCGGTGCTGCTGCACCGGTTGCCAACCGGATCGTCGAAGGAGTCGCAGCATGA
- a CDS encoding hybrid-cluster NAD(P)-dependent oxidoreductase: MMRDGAPFEPVESRVTKPEFWSALPARWTSDVEETLVCCQVRQETHDVKSFFFRSPEGRAFVFEPGQFITLELDIEGETINRCYTISSPPTRPHTISITVKRVPGGKVSNWLHDNLQAGARVRVLGPAGEFTCARHPARKYLFLSAGSGITPLMSMSRAHHELSEDRDIVFVHSARTPDDIIFPRELDLIASNQANFRTSFVCERVGARTSWPGITGFLTLPLLKLIAPDFMEREVFTCGPAPYMKAVRDLLDEAGFDRKQYHEESFSFETLIEAEPQVAAEVLEAEQKSHADGANGAQTFSVSFARSNRSIECGSTQHVLDAARQAGVRLPASCTQGMCGTCKVKLVSGQVDMKHNGGIRQREIDQGMVLLCCSKPLSDLVVDK, encoded by the coding sequence ATGATGCGCGATGGAGCACCCTTCGAACCCGTCGAAAGCCGCGTGACGAAGCCCGAATTCTGGAGCGCGTTGCCGGCGCGCTGGACGAGCGATGTCGAGGAAACGCTCGTGTGCTGCCAGGTTCGACAGGAAACGCACGACGTGAAGAGCTTTTTCTTCCGTTCGCCGGAAGGCCGTGCGTTCGTGTTCGAGCCGGGCCAGTTCATTACGCTCGAGCTGGATATCGAAGGCGAGACGATCAACCGTTGTTACACGATCTCGTCGCCGCCGACGCGCCCGCACACCATTTCCATTACGGTGAAGCGCGTGCCGGGCGGCAAGGTGTCGAACTGGCTGCACGACAACCTGCAGGCGGGCGCACGCGTGCGTGTGCTCGGTCCTGCCGGTGAATTCACCTGCGCGCGGCATCCGGCGCGCAAGTATCTGTTTCTGTCGGCGGGTTCCGGCATCACGCCGCTGATGTCGATGAGCCGCGCGCACCATGAGTTGAGCGAGGATCGCGACATCGTGTTCGTGCACAGTGCGCGTACGCCCGACGACATCATTTTTCCTCGCGAACTGGATCTGATTGCTTCGAATCAGGCGAACTTCAGAACTTCTTTCGTTTGCGAGCGGGTAGGCGCGAGGACCAGTTGGCCTGGCATTACGGGGTTCTTGACGCTGCCGCTGCTCAAGCTGATCGCGCCGGATTTCATGGAGCGCGAGGTTTTCACTTGCGGTCCGGCGCCGTATATGAAGGCGGTGCGCGATCTGCTCGATGAAGCAGGCTTCGATCGCAAGCAGTACCACGAGGAGAGTTTTTCGTTCGAGACGTTGATCGAAGCGGAGCCGCAAGTCGCGGCGGAAGTGCTTGAGGCCGAGCAGAAGTCCCACGCGGATGGCGCGAATGGTGCGCAGACCTTCTCGGTGAGCTTTGCGCGCAGTAACCGGTCGATCGAATGCGGCTCTACGCAGCATGTGCTCGATGCGGCCCGTCAGGCGGGGGTTCGGCTGCCTGCTTCATGTACGCAGGGCATGTGTGGCACGTGCAAGGTCAAGCTTGTTTCTGGCCAGGTGGATATGAAGCACAACGGCGGGATCCGGCAGCGCGAAATCGATCAGGGAATGGTGTTGCTGTGTTGTAGCAAGCCGTTGAGCGATCTTGTAGTCGATAAGTGA
- a CDS encoding aromatic ring-hydroxylating oxygenase subunit alpha: MKVSADIQALVDRRKQGYSLEAPFYLSEEIFRLDMDAIFRQHWIQVAVEPDVPEPGDYVTVELGSDSILIVRDDDMQVRAFHNVCRHRGARLCNEDKGTVGNIVCPYHSWTYNLSGDLMFAEHMGEQFDRCKHSLKSVHVENLAGLIFVCLAENPPVDFAVMRAAMEPYLLPHDLPNCKIAAQIDIIEKGNWKLTMENNRECYHCVANHPELTISLYEYGFGYQRSPANAEGMDAFERTCIERARQWEEMNLPSVEIDRLSDVTGFRTQRLPLDRSGESQTLDAKVASKKLLGEFRQADLGGLSFWTQPNSWHHFMSDHIVTFSVIPLSAGETLVRTKWLVHKDAQEGVDYDVSNLTAVWNATNDQDRALVEYSQRGASSSAYEPGPYSPFTEGLVEKFSDWYVRRLASHIDSSASEPRTINIKAV, encoded by the coding sequence ATGAAAGTATCGGCAGACATTCAGGCGCTCGTCGATCGGCGCAAGCAGGGATATAGCCTCGAAGCCCCGTTCTATCTGAGCGAAGAAATCTTCAGGCTCGATATGGACGCGATTTTCCGTCAACACTGGATTCAGGTCGCCGTCGAGCCGGACGTGCCCGAACCTGGCGATTACGTGACCGTCGAGCTGGGCAGCGATTCGATCCTGATCGTGCGCGACGACGACATGCAGGTTCGCGCTTTCCATAACGTGTGCCGCCATCGCGGCGCGCGCCTGTGCAACGAGGACAAGGGCACGGTCGGCAATATCGTGTGTCCATATCACAGCTGGACATACAACCTGTCGGGCGACCTGATGTTTGCCGAACACATGGGCGAGCAGTTCGACCGCTGCAAGCACAGCCTGAAGAGCGTGCATGTCGAGAACCTGGCGGGTCTGATCTTCGTTTGCCTCGCGGAAAACCCGCCTGTCGATTTCGCCGTGATGCGCGCCGCGATGGAGCCGTATCTGCTGCCGCACGATCTGCCGAACTGCAAGATCGCCGCACAGATCGACATCATCGAGAAAGGCAACTGGAAGCTTACGATGGAGAACAATCGCGAGTGCTACCACTGCGTCGCGAACCATCCCGAGCTGACCATTTCTCTCTACGAATACGGCTTCGGCTATCAGCGCTCGCCGGCGAACGCGGAAGGCATGGACGCGTTCGAGCGCACCTGTATCGAGCGCGCCAGGCAATGGGAGGAGATGAATCTGCCTTCCGTTGAGATCGATCGTCTGTCGGACGTGACGGGCTTCCGTACGCAGCGTCTGCCGCTCGATCGCAGCGGCGAATCGCAGACGCTCGACGCGAAGGTGGCGTCGAAGAAGCTGCTCGGCGAATTCAGGCAGGCTGATCTTGGCGGTCTGTCGTTCTGGACGCAGCCCAATTCGTGGCATCACTTCATGAGCGATCACATCGTGACCTTCTCGGTGATTCCGCTGTCGGCGGGCGAAACGCTGGTTCGCACCAAATGGCTTGTGCACAAGGACGCGCAAGAGGGCGTCGATTATGACGTGAGCAACCTGACGGCCGTGTGGAACGCCACCAACGACCAGGACCGTGCCCTCGTCGAATACTCGCAGCGCGGCGCGTCCAGCAGCGCGTATGAGCCGGGGCCGTACTCGCCGTTCACGGAAGGGCTGGTCGAGAAGTTCAGCGACTGGTATGTGCGGCGCCTCGCTTCGCACATCGACAGCTCGGCTTCTGAGCCGCGCACAATTAACATCAAGGCCGTTTGA
- a CDS encoding drug:proton antiporter, which translates to MNGKLEKIAVLVSVGKHPVSGVARYSRNDAAALEIGRQLSTQHAARLDVLHAGDPGNPALEDYLALGAEHVEVLTCGVNDDAVTLLAARLKGYDLVLTGTCAEGAFDSGMLPYRLADALSVPLAGTAVDVTVAGGRATVRQFLPKGVRRRVEVALPAVVAVHPLAGVTPRYAYARLRAGSIRPQHTEAVADAEAAQWQVAPVTRKPVRLAAAEKRSGHARMLSATTTESRGGSVVNEGTSVEKAQVILAYLREHQLIDY; encoded by the coding sequence ATGAACGGCAAGCTCGAAAAAATCGCAGTGCTCGTGTCGGTTGGCAAGCATCCCGTCAGCGGCGTAGCGCGTTATAGCCGCAACGATGCCGCCGCGCTCGAGATCGGGCGTCAATTGTCGACCCAGCACGCGGCGCGTCTGGACGTGCTGCATGCGGGCGATCCGGGTAATCCCGCACTCGAAGACTATCTCGCACTGGGCGCGGAACACGTCGAAGTGCTGACCTGCGGCGTCAATGACGATGCCGTGACGCTGCTTGCGGCGCGGCTCAAAGGGTACGACCTGGTGCTGACGGGCACCTGCGCGGAAGGCGCGTTCGACAGCGGCATGCTGCCGTACCGCCTCGCCGATGCGCTGTCCGTACCGCTCGCGGGAACGGCCGTCGACGTGACGGTGGCTGGTGGTCGGGCGACGGTGCGGCAATTCTTGCCGAAAGGCGTGCGCCGTCGCGTCGAGGTCGCGCTGCCCGCCGTGGTCGCCGTGCATCCGCTGGCCGGCGTGACGCCGCGCTATGCGTACGCGCGGCTGCGCGCAGGCTCGATCCGGCCGCAGCACACCGAGGCAGTCGCCGACGCGGAAGCCGCGCAATGGCAGGTTGCGCCCGTCACGCGCAAACCGGTGCGGCTCGCGGCGGCTGAGAAGCGTTCGGGCCATGCCCGCATGCTGTCCGCGACGACCACGGAGAGCCGCGGCGGCAGCGTCGTAAATGAAGGGACTTCGGTCGAAAAAGCACAAGTGATACTCGCCTATTTGCGCGAGCATCAACTCATCGATTACTGA